The following coding sequences lie in one Arachis ipaensis cultivar K30076 chromosome B05, Araip1.1, whole genome shotgun sequence genomic window:
- the LOC110272007 gene encoding probable protein phosphatase 2C 69: MELLQIEKELKDEACRESLRVANEERKKLKAEAAQIRAPERKILFDGHNGTAVAIYAKENILNNILSVIPSDLNRDEWIAALPRALVAGFVKTDKEFQQKGILTIFFWEIMLIEDSTAWKPLPCCLHLRLSILRMFT; this comes from the exons ATGGAGCTGCTTCAGATCGAGAAGGAGCTCAAGGACGAAGCTTGTAGAGAATCCCTTAGAGTTGCCAATGAGGAGCGCAAGAAGCTCAAGGCCGAAGCTGCGCAGATTAGGGCTCCGGAGCGCAAGATC ctatttGATGGTCACAATGGAACTGCTGTTGCTATTTATGCCAAGGAGAATATTCTAAACAACATTTTAAGTGTAATTCCTTCAGATCTTAACAGAGATGAGTGGATAGCAGCATTGCCCAGGGCTTTGGTTGCAGGATTTGTGAAAACTGACAAAGAATTTCAACAGAAAG GTATATTGACTATCTTTTTTTGGGAGATTATGTTGATAGAGGACAGCACAGCTTGGAAACCATTACCTTGCTGCTTGCACCTAAG ATTGAGTATCCTGAGAATGTTCACCTGA